Proteins found in one Rhodobacter capsulatus SB 1003 genomic segment:
- a CDS encoding BolA/IbaG family iron-sulfur metabolism protein codes for MPMEASDIEALIRAGFPDAKITITDLAGDGNHWGAEVIDASFKGLNRVQQQRAVFATLKGAMDGPNAPLHALALTTKAE; via the coding sequence ATGCCGATGGAAGCCAGTGACATCGAAGCCCTGATCCGCGCCGGGTTTCCCGATGCAAAGATCACCATCACCGACCTTGCCGGGGACGGCAACCACTGGGGGGCCGAAGTGATCGATGCCTCGTTCAAGGGGCTGAACCGGGTGCAGCAGCAACGCGCCGTCTTCGCCACGCTGAAAGGCGCGATGGACGGGCCGAATGCGCCGCTGCACGCCCTTGCCCTGACCACCAAGGCCGAATGA
- the purL gene encoding phosphoribosylformylglycinamidine synthase subunit PurL has product MTEPQITPDLIAAHGLKPDEYQRILEIIGREPSFTELGIFSAMWNEHCSYKSSKVWLRTLHTTGPQVICGPGENAGVVDIGDGQAIIFKMESHNHPSYIEPHQGAATGVGGILRDVFTMGARPIAAMDSLSFGVPSHPKTPHLVKGVVEGVGSYGNCFGVPNVGGEVRFHKSYNGNCLVNAFAAGLAQTDNIFYCAASGVGMPVVYLGAKTGRDGVGGATMASAEFDDTIEEKRPTVQVGDPFTEKCLMEACMELMQTDAVISIQDMGAAGLTCSAVEMGDKGGLGIKLNLDAVPQREKNMTAYEMMLSESQERMLMVLKPEKEAEARAIFEKWDLDFAIVGETIAEDRFLILHGNEVKADLPLSKLSSAAPEYNRPWVETPAAAPLGALPEITPIAALKALIGSPNYAAKNWVFEQYDTQVMGDTVRRPGLGAGVVRIHGTNKAVAFTSDVTPRYVKANPFEGGKQAVAEAYRNLSAVGALPLATTDNLNFGNPEKPEIMGQFVGAIKGIGEACRALDFPIVSGNVSLYNETDGSGILPTPTIGAVGLLKSLDDLIGGLPEAGDIALVIGVTHGHLGQSALAAEAFGIEAGDAPPVDLADERKHGEFIRANGRVLKAAADLTDGGLALAAFELAEAAGIGVQLDSGDIAQLFGEDQARYLVACDEAGAEALEAAAQAAGVPLDRVGIFGGATVALGADTAPLAELSTLYRTAFAAAVEG; this is encoded by the coding sequence ATGACCGAGCCGCAGATCACCCCCGACCTGATTGCCGCCCATGGGCTGAAACCGGATGAGTATCAGCGCATCCTCGAGATCATCGGCCGGGAACCGAGCTTTACCGAGCTGGGCATCTTCTCGGCGATGTGGAACGAGCATTGTTCCTACAAATCGTCCAAGGTCTGGCTGCGCACGCTGCACACCACCGGCCCGCAGGTGATCTGCGGCCCCGGCGAGAACGCGGGCGTCGTCGATATCGGCGACGGGCAGGCGATCATCTTCAAGATGGAAAGCCACAACCACCCCAGCTACATCGAACCGCATCAGGGCGCGGCGACGGGCGTCGGCGGCATTTTGCGTGACGTCTTCACCATGGGCGCCCGGCCGATCGCGGCGATGGACAGCCTGTCCTTCGGCGTGCCCTCCCACCCGAAAACCCCGCATCTGGTCAAGGGTGTGGTCGAGGGCGTGGGCTCTTACGGCAACTGCTTTGGCGTGCCGAATGTCGGCGGCGAAGTGCGCTTCCACAAAAGCTACAACGGCAACTGTCTGGTGAACGCCTTTGCCGCGGGCCTCGCGCAGACCGACAACATCTTTTACTGCGCCGCTTCGGGCGTCGGCATGCCGGTGGTCTACCTTGGCGCCAAGACCGGCCGCGACGGCGTCGGCGGGGCCACCATGGCTTCGGCCGAATTCGACGACACGATCGAAGAAAAACGCCCGACCGTGCAAGTCGGCGACCCCTTCACCGAGAAATGCCTGATGGAAGCCTGCATGGAGCTGATGCAGACCGATGCGGTGATCTCGATTCAGGACATGGGCGCCGCGGGCCTGACCTGTTCGGCGGTGGAGATGGGCGACAAGGGCGGGCTTGGCATCAAGCTGAACCTTGACGCCGTGCCGCAGCGCGAAAAGAACATGACCGCCTACGAGATGATGCTGTCCGAGTCTCAGGAACGCATGCTCATGGTGCTCAAGCCCGAGAAAGAGGCCGAGGCACGGGCGATCTTTGAAAAATGGGATCTGGATTTCGCCATCGTCGGCGAGACGATCGCCGAGGACCGCTTCCTGATCCTGCATGGCAATGAGGTGAAGGCCGATCTGCCGCTGTCGAAACTCTCCTCGGCGGCGCCGGAATACAATCGTCCCTGGGTGGAAACGCCCGCCGCCGCGCCGCTGGGCGCGCTGCCGGAGATCACCCCGATTGCCGCGCTGAAGGCGCTGATCGGCTCGCCGAACTATGCCGCGAAGAACTGGGTCTTCGAGCAATATGACACCCAGGTGATGGGCGACACCGTGCGCCGTCCGGGTCTGGGCGCGGGCGTCGTGCGGATCCATGGCACCAACAAGGCGGTGGCCTTCACCAGCGACGTGACGCCCCGTTACGTGAAAGCCAACCCGTTCGAGGGCGGCAAGCAGGCGGTGGCGGAAGCCTATCGCAACCTCTCGGCCGTGGGCGCGCTGCCCTTGGCCACGACCGACAACCTGAACTTCGGCAACCCGGAAAAGCCCGAGATCATGGGCCAGTTCGTCGGCGCGATCAAAGGCATCGGCGAGGCCTGCCGGGCGCTCGACTTCCCGATCGTCTCGGGCAACGTCTCGCTTTACAACGAAACCGATGGGTCGGGCATCCTGCCGACGCCGACGATCGGCGCCGTGGGCCTGTTGAAATCGCTCGATGATCTGATCGGCGGGCTGCCGGAAGCGGGCGATATCGCGCTGGTGATCGGCGTGACGCATGGCCATCTGGGGCAATCGGCGCTGGCCGCCGAGGCCTTCGGGATCGAGGCGGGCGATGCGCCGCCGGTCGATCTGGCCGATGAACGCAAGCATGGCGAATTCATCCGCGCCAATGGCCGGGTGCTGAAAGCCGCCGCCGATCTGACCGATGGCGGTCTGGCGCTGGCGGCGTTTGAGCTGGCCGAGGCCGCCGGGATCGGCGTGCAGCTGGACAGCGGCGACATCGCCCAGCTGTTCGGCGAGGATCAGGCCCGCTACCTTGTCGCCTGCGACGAGGCCGGGGCCGAGGCGCTGGAAGCTGCGGCGCAGGCCGCGGGCGTTCCGCTCGACCGGGTCGGCATCTTCGGCGGCGCGACAGTCGCCCTTGGCGCCGACACCGCGCCGCTGGCAGAGCTCAGCACGCTTTACCGCACCGCCTTCGCCGCCGCCGTCGAAGGCTGA
- a CDS encoding LysR family transcriptional regulator gives MDWDKLRIFHAVADAGSLTHAGDALHLSQSAVSRQIRALEESLGTTLFHRHARGLILTEQGELLFDATSTMAKKLDAAAARIRDSEEEVFGELKVTTTVGFGTMWLAPRLVKLYDRYPDLKIDLLLEERVLDLPMREADVAIRMKEPAQADLIRKRLINIRMRLYATPEYIARAGRPERIEDMAKHRLICQNPATPQVQAGAQLTQSVMAHGVPSTLMVNNYFGVLQGVLNHIGVGVLPDYLTADFPYLERVLPAVESVEVPVFLAYPEELRSSRRVNAFRDFVQEEILAYRRAQTGDAAVD, from the coding sequence ATGGACTGGGACAAGTTGCGCATCTTCCACGCGGTGGCGGATGCCGGGTCGTTGACCCATGCGGGCGATGCGCTGCACCTGTCGCAATCGGCCGTCAGCCGGCAGATCCGGGCGCTGGAAGAATCGCTGGGCACCACCCTCTTTCACCGTCACGCCCGCGGCCTGATCCTGACCGAACAGGGCGAACTGCTGTTCGACGCCACCTCGACGATGGCGAAAAAGCTCGATGCCGCCGCCGCGCGCATCCGCGACAGCGAGGAAGAGGTCTTCGGCGAGCTGAAGGTGACGACCACGGTCGGTTTCGGCACGATGTGGCTGGCGCCGCGGCTGGTGAAACTTTACGACCGCTATCCCGATCTGAAGATCGACCTTTTGCTGGAAGAACGGGTGCTGGACCTGCCGATGCGCGAGGCCGATGTGGCGATCCGGATGAAGGAACCGGCCCAGGCCGACCTGATCCGCAAGCGGCTGATCAACATCCGCATGCGGCTTTACGCGACGCCCGAATACATCGCCCGCGCCGGACGGCCCGAGCGGATCGAGGACATGGCGAAACACCGGCTGATCTGCCAGAACCCCGCCACGCCGCAGGTGCAGGCGGGCGCCCAGCTGACCCAAAGCGTGATGGCGCATGGCGTGCCGTCCACCTTGATGGTGAACAATTATTTCGGCGTGCTGCAGGGCGTCTTGAACCATATCGGCGTCGGCGTGCTGCCCGATTACCTGACCGCCGATTTCCCCTATCTGGAACGTGTCCTGCCCGCGGTCGAGTCGGTCGAAGTGCCCGTTTTCCTTGCCTATCCCGAGGAGTTGCGCTCCTCGCGCCGGGTCAATGCCTTCCGCGATTTCGTGCAGGAAGAGATCCTTGCCTATCGCCGCGCCCAGACCGGCGACGCCGCCGTCGACTGA
- a CDS encoding glutamate racemase, whose amino-acid sequence MAVGVFDSGLGGLTVYEAVSKRLPEVAFVYYGDNAHAPYGVRTPDDIYNLTCRGVQRLWDEGCDLVILACNTASAAALKRMQEHWIPKDKRVLGVFVPLIEALTERQWGDNSPPREVAVKHVALFATPATVASRAFQRELAYRAIGVDVEAQPCGGVVDAIEAGDEILAEALVRSHVEALKRRMPHPEAAILGCTHYPLMQKTFQEALGPQVKVYSQANLVAESLADYLTRKPEFLGPGTVSKFITTGDAASVSMHATQFLRHRISFEAA is encoded by the coding sequence ATGGCAGTTGGTGTTTTCGACAGTGGTCTGGGCGGTCTGACGGTCTATGAGGCGGTCTCGAAGCGGCTGCCCGAGGTGGCCTTTGTCTATTATGGCGACAATGCCCATGCGCCCTACGGCGTGCGCACCCCCGACGACATCTACAACCTGACCTGCCGCGGCGTCCAACGGCTGTGGGACGAGGGCTGCGATCTGGTGATTCTGGCCTGCAACACGGCCTCCGCCGCGGCGCTGAAAAGGATGCAGGAACATTGGATCCCGAAGGACAAGCGGGTTCTGGGCGTCTTCGTGCCGCTGATCGAGGCGCTGACGGAACGGCAATGGGGCGACAACAGCCCGCCGCGTGAAGTGGCGGTGAAACATGTGGCGCTGTTCGCGACGCCCGCGACGGTTGCCAGCCGGGCGTTCCAGCGCGAACTCGCCTATCGCGCCATCGGGGTCGATGTCGAGGCGCAGCCCTGCGGCGGCGTCGTCGATGCGATCGAGGCGGGGGACGAGATTCTGGCCGAGGCGCTGGTGCGCTCGCATGTCGAGGCGCTCAAGCGCCGGATGCCGCACCCCGAGGCGGCGATCCTGGGCTGTACCCATTACCCCTTGATGCAAAAGACCTTTCAGGAGGCCCTGGGGCCGCAGGTCAAGGTTTACAGCCAGGCCAATCTGGTGGCCGAAAGCCTGGCCGACTATCTGACCCGCAAGCCCGAATTCCTGGGCCCGGGCACGGTGTCGAAATTCATCACCACCGGCGATGCGGCCTCGGTTTCGATGCATGCGACGCAGTTCCTGCGCCACCGCATCAGCTTCGAGGCCGCCTGA
- a CDS encoding DUF805 domain-containing protein, producing MAKAWHYAWAGKSEGPVDELVIRDLIRAGRVKADTLVWSGGMANWERADRHFAFAPQPFAPAAPPPAGPPAMPGAAAFGGTGYPGAAYPGAGSYGAAASGAAPARSFPEAIKVCFQNYVTFRGRASRSEYWWFFLFCLLLGFVGGFLEAVMGRDGAALSGLVSLATFLPSLSVTVRRLHDTDRSGWWVGGFYLAFIPVGLLIGLLAAAAQANGSPPDATALGLFGILFLLMMGYSITMLVFMCSRGTPGPNRFG from the coding sequence ATGGCGAAGGCGTGGCATTACGCATGGGCGGGCAAGAGCGAAGGCCCGGTGGACGAATTGGTGATCCGCGATCTGATCCGGGCCGGACGGGTCAAGGCCGACACGCTGGTCTGGTCCGGCGGGATGGCGAATTGGGAACGGGCAGACCGGCATTTCGCCTTTGCACCCCAGCCCTTTGCCCCGGCAGCGCCGCCGCCGGCCGGACCGCCCGCGATGCCGGGCGCCGCCGCCTTTGGCGGGACGGGCTATCCGGGCGCAGCCTATCCGGGGGCCGGATCCTATGGCGCAGCCGCTTCGGGTGCCGCCCCCGCGCGCAGCTTCCCCGAGGCGATCAAGGTCTGCTTCCAGAATTATGTCACCTTCCGGGGCCGGGCAAGCCGCTCGGAATATTGGTGGTTTTTCCTGTTCTGCCTGCTTTTGGGCTTTGTCGGCGGTTTTCTGGAAGCGGTGATGGGCCGCGACGGCGCGGCGCTGAGCGGCCTGGTCTCGCTGGCGACCTTTCTGCCCTCGCTCTCGGTGACGGTGCGGCGACTGCATGACACCGACCGCTCGGGCTGGTGGGTCGGCGGATTCTATCTGGCGTTCATCCCGGTCGGCCTTCTCATCGGCCTTCTTGCCGCCGCAGCTCAGGCGAACGGAAGCCCGCCGGATGCGACGGCGCTTGGCCTTTTCGGGATCCTGTTCCTGCTGATGATGGGCTACAGCATCACGATGCTGGTGTTCATGTGTTCGCGCGGCACGCCGGGGCCGAACCGCTTCGGCTGA
- the argC gene encoding N-acetyl-gamma-glutamyl-phosphate reductase, translating into MTQKIAILGASGYTGAELARIIATHPEMEITALSGDRKAGMRMGEVFPHLRHIGLPDLVKIEEIDFSGIDLAFCALPHATSQAVIAELPRDLKVVDLSADFRLRDAAEYEKWYGKPHAAMDLQAEAVYGLTEFYREELKTARLCAGTGCNAAAGQYAIRPLIEAGVIDLDEIVIDLKAGVSGAGRSLKENLLHAELAGGTMPYSAGGKHRHLGEFDQEFSKVAGRPVRVQFTPHLMPFNRGILATVYVRGTPEDIHAALASRYENEVFLEVLPFGQLASTRSVAGSNFVHLGVIGDRLPGRAVVTVALDNLTKGSSGQAIQNANLMLGLPETLGLMLAPVFP; encoded by the coding sequence ATGACCCAGAAAATCGCCATCCTCGGGGCTTCGGGCTATACCGGCGCCGAGCTTGCCCGCATCATTGCGACCCATCCCGAGATGGAGATCACGGCGCTCTCGGGCGACCGAAAGGCCGGGATGCGCATGGGCGAGGTCTTTCCGCATCTGCGTCACATCGGGCTGCCCGATCTGGTGAAGATCGAGGAGATCGACTTTTCCGGCATCGATCTGGCCTTTTGCGCGCTGCCGCATGCGACCAGCCAGGCGGTCATCGCCGAATTGCCGCGGGATCTGAAGGTGGTGGATCTCTCTGCCGATTTCCGGCTGCGCGACGCGGCCGAATATGAAAAATGGTATGGCAAGCCGCATGCGGCGATGGATCTGCAGGCCGAGGCGGTCTATGGCCTGACCGAATTCTACCGCGAAGAGCTGAAAACGGCGCGGCTTTGCGCGGGCACCGGCTGCAATGCCGCGGCGGGGCAATATGCGATCCGCCCGCTGATCGAGGCGGGTGTGATCGATCTGGATGAAATCGTCATCGACCTGAAGGCAGGGGTGTCGGGGGCCGGACGCTCGCTGAAGGAAAACCTTTTGCATGCGGAACTTGCGGGCGGCACCATGCCCTATTCGGCGGGCGGCAAGCATCGGCATCTGGGCGAATTCGATCAGGAATTCTCCAAGGTGGCGGGGCGGCCGGTGCGGGTGCAGTTCACGCCGCATCTGATGCCCTTCAACCGCGGGATTCTGGCGACCGTCTATGTCCGCGGCACCCCCGAAGACATCCATGCCGCGCTGGCCAGCCGCTATGAAAACGAGGTTTTCCTGGAGGTGCTGCCCTTTGGTCAGCTGGCCTCGACGCGTTCGGTCGCCGGGTCGAACTTCGTGCATCTGGGCGTGATCGGCGACCGGCTGCCGGGCCGCGCGGTGGTGACCGTGGCGCTCGACAACCTCACCAAGGGCTCTTCGGGGCAGGCGATCCAGAACGCCAACCTGATGCTGGGCCTGCCCGAAACCCTGGGGCTGATGCTGGCCCCGGTCTTCCCGTAA
- the ccmE gene encoding cytochrome c maturation protein CcmE, whose amino-acid sequence MRNLKKTRRIQILLVAGGALVLSTALIGYGMRDGINFFRAPSQIVAEPPAAGEVFRLGGLVEAGTLVRGQGEEITFKVTDGGASVPVTFTGVLPDLFGEGKGMVGTGEMVEGTFVAREILAKHDENYMPKEVTEALKEQGVYRDPAQPEG is encoded by the coding sequence ATGAGAAACCTGAAGAAAACGCGGCGCATCCAGATTCTGCTGGTGGCGGGCGGGGCGCTTGTGCTCTCGACCGCGCTGATCGGCTACGGCATGCGCGACGGCATCAACTTCTTCCGCGCCCCCTCGCAGATCGTCGCCGAACCGCCCGCCGCGGGCGAGGTGTTCCGGCTGGGCGGTCTGGTCGAAGCGGGCACGCTGGTGCGCGGGCAGGGCGAGGAGATCACCTTCAAGGTCACTGATGGCGGCGCCTCGGTCCCGGTCACCTTCACCGGCGTGCTGCCCGACCTCTTTGGCGAGGGCAAGGGGATGGTCGGCACCGGCGAGATGGTCGAGGGCACCTTTGTCGCCCGCGAAATCCTGGCCAAGCATGACGAAAACTACATGCCCAAGGAAGTCACCGAGGCGCTGAAGGAACAGGGCGTCTACCGCGATCCGGCCCAGCCCGAGGGCTGA
- a CDS encoding holin-associated N-acetylmuramidase → MRSVYEIAKEIVAREGGYVNDPSDPGGATNYGVTLGTLRRLGLDLNRDGVVSARDLRLVSPDQAAEIYVSQYFKAPKLDQLPAVVQAPVFDMQVNAGAHAIRILQELLGRMGHPVAVDGVLGPQTIAAAQAAAARDPQLFVDAYGIARRNYYYDLADRRPASRKYATTRAGGKGGWILRAEAFISPRFHLSAAQHRARVAAWG, encoded by the coding sequence ATGAGATCTGTCTACGAGATTGCCAAGGAAATCGTCGCCCGCGAGGGGGGCTATGTGAACGACCCCTCCGACCCCGGGGGGGCGACGAATTACGGGGTGACGCTGGGCACCTTGCGGCGGCTGGGCCTTGATCTGAACCGCGACGGGGTGGTGAGCGCGCGCGACCTGCGGCTTGTTTCCCCCGATCAGGCGGCCGAGATCTATGTCAGCCAGTATTTCAAGGCGCCGAAACTGGATCAGCTGCCCGCGGTGGTGCAGGCCCCGGTTTTCGACATGCAGGTGAATGCCGGGGCGCATGCGATCCGCATTCTGCAGGAGCTGTTGGGCCGGATGGGCCATCCGGTCGCCGTCGATGGCGTGCTGGGGCCGCAGACGATCGCGGCGGCGCAGGCGGCGGCGGCGCGGGATCCGCAGCTTTTCGTCGATGCCTACGGGATCGCGCGGCGGAATTACTACTACGATCTGGCGGATCGCCGCCCGGCGAGCCGGAAATATGCGACGACGCGGGCGGGCGGCAAGGGCGGCTGGATCCTGCGTGCCGAGGCCTTCATCTCGCCCCGCTTCCATCTGAGCGCGGCGCAGCATCGGGCACGGGTGGCGGCATGGGGCTGA
- a CDS encoding holin family protein — protein sequence MGLIGTILGSPAATGAIGTAVTSVAEVFTPNATKKMEAAAAAWQAALAEHGAEFQHARPGLFDRFVNGLNRLPRPMLALGTLGLFVYAMIDPTGFETRMVGLNAVPEPLWWLLGAIVGFYFGAREFHYNRIRSTPAPVPVGPAEDNPALSEFLSKGDAGAAPAA from the coding sequence ATGGGGCTGATCGGGACGATCCTGGGCTCGCCCGCGGCGACGGGGGCGATCGGCACGGCGGTCACTTCGGTGGCCGAGGTCTTCACGCCGAATGCGACAAAGAAGATGGAGGCCGCCGCCGCGGCCTGGCAGGCGGCGCTTGCGGAACACGGGGCCGAGTTCCAACATGCAAGGCCGGGGCTGTTCGACCGGTTCGTCAACGGGTTGAACCGGCTGCCGCGGCCGATGCTGGCGCTCGGCACGCTCGGTCTTTTCGTCTATGCGATGATCGACCCGACGGGGTTCGAGACGCGGATGGTCGGGCTGAATGCGGTGCCAGAGCCGCTCTGGTGGCTTCTGGGCGCCATCGTCGGCTTTTACTTCGGCGCGCGGGAGTTTCATTACAACCGCATCCGCAGCACCCCCGCCCCGGTGCCGGTCGGCCCCGCCGAGGACAATCCGGCGCTGAGCGAATTCCTGTCGAAAGGGGATGCCGGGGCCGCGCCTGCAGCGTGA
- the metG gene encoding methionine--tRNA ligase, with product MARHLITSAIPYINGIKHLGNLVGSQLPADLYARYLRGRGHEVMFICATDEHGTPAELAAAKAGKPVADYCAEMHDVQAAIAGGFRLSFDHFGRSSSPQNRALTQHFAKALADQGLIREVTEKQMYSVTDGRFLPDRYIEGTCPNCGFESARGDQCDNCTKQLDPVDLINPRSVISGSTDLEMRETKHLFLRQSAMKDKLAAWIDSKTDWPVLSTSIAKKWLFDGEGLQDRGITRDLSWGVPAQFDGAPWAGMEGKVFYVWFDAPIEYIAGTQEWAEKTGGDWARWWRLDQGAEDVTYTQFMGKDNVPFHTLSFPSTILGSAEPWKLVDYIKSFNYLNYDGGQFSTSRGRGVFMDQALGILPSDYWRWWLLSHAPESADAEFTWENFQASVNKDLADVLGNLVSRVTKFCNSKFGTEMPATVVLTERETALMAQFRDGLAAYEKAMDEIHVRRAAEELRALWVLGNEYLQAAAPWSVVKTDEAAARGIIAFALNLIRLYAVLSRPFIPDAAQAIMTALNCDDWTWPEDLDAAIRSLPEGHAFAVPENLFRKITDEEREDWAKRFAGRRE from the coding sequence ATGGCGCGTCATCTCATCACCTCGGCGATTCCCTATATCAACGGCATCAAGCATCTGGGCAACCTTGTGGGCAGCCAGCTGCCGGCCGATCTTTACGCGCGCTATCTGCGCGGACGCGGCCATGAGGTGATGTTCATCTGCGCCACGGACGAACACGGCACCCCCGCGGAACTGGCCGCGGCCAAGGCGGGCAAGCCCGTCGCCGACTATTGCGCGGAAATGCATGACGTGCAGGCGGCGATCGCGGGCGGCTTCCGGCTGAGCTTCGATCACTTCGGCCGGTCTTCGAGCCCGCAGAACCGCGCCCTGACCCAGCATTTCGCCAAGGCGCTGGCCGATCAGGGGCTGATCCGCGAAGTCACCGAAAAACAGATGTATTCGGTGACCGACGGCCGCTTCCTGCCCGACCGCTACATCGAGGGCACCTGCCCGAATTGCGGTTTCGAAAGCGCCCGCGGCGATCAATGCGACAATTGCACCAAGCAGCTTGACCCGGTCGATCTGATCAATCCGCGCTCGGTGATCTCGGGCTCGACCGATCTGGAAATGCGCGAGACGAAGCATCTGTTCCTGCGCCAATCGGCGATGAAGGACAAGCTGGCCGCCTGGATCGACAGCAAGACCGACTGGCCGGTGCTCTCGACCTCGATCGCGAAGAAATGGCTGTTCGATGGCGAGGGGCTGCAGGACCGCGGCATCACCCGCGATCTGAGCTGGGGCGTTCCCGCGCAATTCGACGGCGCCCCCTGGGCGGGGATGGAGGGCAAGGTCTTCTATGTCTGGTTCGATGCGCCGATCGAATATATCGCGGGCACGCAGGAATGGGCCGAGAAGACCGGCGGCGACTGGGCGCGCTGGTGGCGGCTTGATCAGGGCGCGGAAGACGTGACCTATACCCAGTTCATGGGCAAGGACAACGTGCCCTTCCACACGCTGTCCTTCCCCTCGACCATCCTTGGCTCGGCCGAGCCGTGGAAGCTGGTCGATTACATCAAGTCCTTCAACTATCTGAACTATGACGGCGGCCAGTTCTCCACCTCGCGCGGGCGCGGCGTCTTCATGGATCAGGCGCTTGGCATCCTGCCGTCCGATTACTGGCGCTGGTGGCTGCTCAGCCACGCGCCCGAAAGTGCGGATGCCGAATTCACCTGGGAGAATTTCCAGGCCTCGGTGAACAAGGATCTGGCCGATGTTCTGGGCAACCTTGTCAGCCGGGTGACGAAGTTCTGCAATTCGAAATTCGGCACGGAAATGCCCGCGACGGTGGTGCTGACCGAACGGGAAACCGCGCTGATGGCGCAATTCCGCGACGGGCTGGCGGCTTATGAAAAGGCGATGGACGAGATCCACGTCCGCCGCGCCGCCGAGGAGCTGCGCGCGCTTTGGGTGCTGGGCAACGAATATCTGCAGGCCGCCGCGCCCTGGAGCGTGGTGAAGACTGACGAGGCCGCCGCGCGGGGCATCATCGCCTTCGCGCTCAACCTGATCCGGCTTTATGCCGTGCTCTCGCGTCCCTTCATTCCGGATGCGGCGCAGGCGATCATGACGGCGCTGAACTGCGACGACTGGACTTGGCCCGAAGATCTGGATGCGGCCATCCGCAGCCTGCCCGAAGGTCATGCCTTTGCGGTGCCCGAAAACCTGTTCCGCAAGATCACCGACGAAGAGCGCGAAGACTGGGCGAAACGCTTCGCCGGCCGGCGGGAGTAA